A segment of the Nitrosopumilus sp. genome:
AGCTTGGAATAGATTTGGATATTGTAAGTGTCAGATCTATTGGTTTCATATTAATAAGATGTATTTCGGATTAATCAGTCTTGATCAATGAAAAGTTAAATACTGTTTCATGAGAAACGTTCTTGTGCCTACAGCGTATGTTCTATTAAATTCTGATTTAGGATCAGATGAGTCAATTATCAATGAAGTGAAGCAAGTTTTGGCTGATAAAGATGTCAAATTTGAGGTTCAGGGAGTTTATGGAGTATATGATATAATTTTAAAATTATCCTCTAATGATGCTGAAAATCTACGCTCTATCATCACCAATAAAATCAGAAAGATTGATAAAATTCAATCTACACTTACCATGATGGTAATTGATGAACAAGAAAATCTATAGATTCTTTATTGCAGCAATTGTCTGAAGTATCTGAGATTCAGTGTTAAAAAAATGAGGAGATGCTCGTACAATCTTTTTTTGCAGGATTTCTCTCACAGCCAAAACAATATTTTGTGTTTCAAGTTTATCCACAATTTTCTGTGAATCAAATCCTTTGATGTTAAACGAAACAATACTGGTTCTGTCAAACTGATCATCTGGACCATATAAAATAATATTTGGGATTTTTAACAATTCATCTCTAAAAAGATTTGACAGACGTTGATTTTTTTTATGAATATTTTTCATGCCAAAATCTAATAGATAATTTGCAGATGATTCCAATCCAACAATTCCCACATAATTCCTGAATCCAGTTTGAAACTTATCAGGAAGTTCTTTGAATGTAAGTTTTGAATCATCGTTGATGATTCCAGACTCACCACCAATTGTTTTTGGTTCCAACAATTCACTTGACTGTTTATTACAATAAAATAACCCGGTGCCCATTGGGCCACAAAGCCATTTGGATCCATTAAAAGACATAAAATCACATTTTATTTTTGACACATCAATATCTCCAATACATCCTACAGTTTGCGCACTATCAATAAAAAACGGGACCTTGTCATGAAGGATTTTTCCTATTTCTTCTACAGGCAATACAGAGCCAGTATTATACAGAGCATGGCTAAGAGACACTAGTTTTGTATCACTATTTAGAGATGATTTCAAATCATCTAATTTAAAAAAACCATTTTTATCAATGGGTAAATTTTTTATTGAAATTTTTTCTTTTAGTTTAATCCAGGGATAAAAATTTGCATGATGCTCATGCTCCATTCCGCGAATTATTATATTAGACTTATCATCATACGATAATCCATTTGCCACAAAATTAATTCCATCCGTTGTACTTTGAGTAAGAACAACCTCATCAGGTTGACAAGAAATGATTTTGGCAATGGTTTTTCTTACATTTTGTAGTTTTTCAATAATAAATGATTCAGAATCATTAGAGTCTGGACCAATTGAATTGTACGTAACCAAAAATTCTTTCATTGCTTCAATACTTTGAGAAGGCATTAGAGAAACAGATGCGTTATTCAGATAGATTTTTTCTGAATTAGGAAAATCATTAGAAATATCTTTTGACATTAAATTCATTATTATATCTGTAAAATGCTAAAGCGTTATTGGATAAAAGTCCTGAGCTAATTTTAGATAATAACTTAATATTTATTCAAAATGAATTTGGGCAAAAGAATCCAAACATAATACTATGTTCAGAACCATTTGATAAAGCAGAATTTCTTAACAGGCTAATTAACTCAATTGAAATTCCAATTATTTTTGTTGATATGGACTTGCTTTATACTGGATATATCGAATCAAAAATGATTCAAAAAAAGGAAAACGTAGTGATTTTTTGTCCAAATAAAACAAATTGGAAAGACAAATTGTCAGTAATTATTTCTAGAATATCAAAAGAGAAATGTTGGGTGATAATTGACTCATTTAACGGAATTTACAATTCGTTTGATAATCTAGAATATGCTAGATCGATTAATTCTAGTATAATGTTACTTTCAGATGTTGGAAATCAAACTAGATCACCTGTTGTCATAACTACAATGGCAAGAAAAAAGGAAAATGATGAATGGGTATTATCACCAGGAGGAAAACATGTTATAAAATCAGAAAAAACAGGAATTTATTTTCTTAAAAAAAGCATTAATGATCTGGTCATTGATGTTATAGGAAAAACAGATGTGAATTTAAAGAAATTCAAAATAGAACAGTCTTCACCAGTAAACAAATGCGATCAAAATTAAAACGGCGTTATAAAAATTGAAACGGTGTTATAACAATGAATTTTCAGGAAAATTATATAAAGATCAAAATCATTACAAAATTTGTTATGCCAGTAGCAATACTTCCAGACATCAGTGAACAAATGTGTATCGGATGCGCACTATGTGTAGAAATCTGTACAACACTTGGTCCAGATGTCCTTAGAGTAAAACCAGTTGAAGGCTGGAAGAGAGGTAAAGCATTCGTGTTTTATCCAGAGAGATGTATTTCTGATGGCGCATGCATAGGTGTATGCCCAACGAAAGCAATCTTTTGGATGAGACCAATGGACTTTACAGTTGGACAACCAGTTCCACTATACAAGAACTCAGTCTTCGTCAAAGGTTGGACTGAATTAGTCGATTAGATTAGTTCATTCAATTTTAATTTCTTTAAATCACTTTAGATTTTTACAGCCCCAGAAGATATGTCTTGGATCTTTGGTTTTTTCTTTATCCAATACAGAGCAATAATGAACATAATGCCAGGAACTAGAATAAGGAAAATCATTAATTCATAATAAATTGTGAGTCTTTGAGCTGGTTTTACATGATAAGTGTCATGAGAAGTTTTTTCCGGATTGTCATATACTGCTGCTGTAAAATCAACTGATCTTTGTTCTTTATTTATCAGATCTCCCGATACAGTAACACTTTCTTCAGCAAATATTGAAGGCGATTCAATCCTTTCTATCCGTACAACAATTGAACCAGAATCGCTAAAAACAAAGTTCCTATAATCTCCACCAATTTGACTCAATCCGTTATCTCGGAAAATCTCATTGCCATTTTGGAATATTACAAAACTATATTGCATTTCTGCAAGATTAGAATTTGTCTGAGGATCATAGAATTGGTATACAAATTGGATTTTTTCATGAGTTTTGATAACTTGTGGATCCCAAGATAGATTAATTTCTATATTTCTGTCTGGAGTATACTACAACAATGGGAATTCTAATTTTGTGCCAGTTGCATCGTGCGGATAATCTGGAATTGCTTTTTCAATAATCACAACACCTTCCATCCAAGGATGAATTGTGCAAAAATAAGAAAAAGTACCAGATTCTTCAAATCTGTAAGACCATGATTCACCGGGCATGAATCTTCCACTATCAAATATGCCATCAGAGATTCCAAAATCTTTGTTATTCATCCATCCAAATCGTCCAGGGCCATCTCCGCTAGTTACAGTGTGAGCTTCTCTATCATCGTTATACCAAGTAATTGTATCACCGACAGTAACAAAAATTTGAGGAGGATCATACCATACTTCTGCAGGTGTATGTAATTCAGGATTATATGTCCCAAATGGAATATCAACATTATATTCTTCAGCATATACTATAGGCATGGAGATTAAAATAATCAATAATGAAAATGCAATTAAAAATCCCACATACTTTAAATGTAAATTGATTAATAAAATACTAGAGAACATTCTCATTACTGAAAATAATCATTAATCCAGAGAATATGGCTATAAAGACAATACACTCTAGAAGACTTGATATGCATATTAAATCAACATAGAATGAAAATGCTGATCTCATTTAATCTTAGTAAAAAACTCATTATTTTGGTAATGATTGTATCAGTTGTCGCCCTTTCAGTTACAGGATTTCTTAGTTTCAATTATGCTGATCAAATTCTGAAAGAAAGAGCAGGAGATCAATTGTTAGGAGAGTCAAGTATACGTGGTGACACGATAAGACTGCTTTTTGAATCAAGAATTGAACAAAACAACATTCTTGCAAACGATCCGATGATACAGTCTTTGATTTCAGAGATGAATCATGTCCCTGAAAACCAGCTAAAAGAAGTAAAGGAATCCAATCGAAGAGATTTTCTGATTCAGGTTCAGGCATTTCAGGAACTAATTGGGTTTTCCATAGGATTTGAAGACGTGAAGATGATCGGCAATGATGGGAAAATGCTTTTTTCTCTTGGAAGCAATACGGATGAAGATTTTTCGAGAAATTCATTTTTTCAAAGGGGTCTACAAGAACCATTTATTGAATTTGAGCCAACAGAATTCGGCAAAAAAATGATCGTTATATCACCGGTTTTTGATGATGATAGTAAAAAAGGAGACGAGTCAATAGGAGTGATAATTTCACGAATGAGAACAGCCTCAATTGACAATGTACTACTAAGCACTAGCGGGCTAGGCGAGACTGGAAAAGTATACATAGTAAACGAGAATCTTTTGATGCTGTCTGAATCCAGATTCTTTGAGAATGCGGTGTTCGAGCAGAAGGTGGATACCCTGGGAGTTAAAAAATGCTTCAGCGAGGGACAGGACAACATCGGATTCTATCTGGATTACAGAGACGTTCTAATTTACGGATCATCCTATTGCGCAAAGGATCTGGGAATTGTTTTACTGGCAGAAATTGACAAAGCAGAAGTAGAGGAACCAATTAATGTTTTACAAAACAGAATACTACAAACTGGAATAGTGATCACTATAGGAATGGGAATTGCCGCTTTTGCAATATCAAAGTCAATATCAAAACCACTCATCAAGTTAAAAAATGCAGCAAATAAAATTTCAGATGGGAATTTTGATGTAAGAACCAACATAAAGACAGGAGATGAGATCGGAGAGCTTTCACATGCATTTGATTCGATGGCACAAAAGCTTCAAGAATCATTAATGGAGATTAGAAAGAAAGAAGAAGTTATCAAACAACTCAAAGGAGACATGTTAGTAAAGTTTTCTCAATATGAACAAAATGATTGTGTTGGAGTGATCGATATGACAGATTCAACAAGAATATCATCAAAATTATCAAATGAGGATGTTAGTAAAATGTATGAGATCTTTTTAAATTTCATGGCAAAAATTGTTCACAAACACAATGGTGAAGTAGTAAAAAATATCGGAGATGCTTTGATGTTTAGATTTCCAAATACAAATGCAAATGATCCTGTTGCAATGAGGAATGTTTTAGAATGTTGTTTATCTATGATTGACTCTCACGATGAACTGAAAGAACACCTCAATGCAAAAAATATAGCTGAATTAGATTATAAAATTAGTGCCACATATGGGGAGGTAAAAGTAGCTGAAAGTACTACGTCTAACACTTCAGATATTTTTGGACCCACAGTTAATAGATGTTTTAAGATTAATGCACTTTGTCCAAAAAATAGTGTAGTGGTTGGAATTAATTTATATGAAATTTTGAAAGATTTTCCTGAGTATGAATTTATACAATTTAATTCAAACAAAATAAAAGAAAAATACGGTTATAATATTTTTGAAGTTAAAAGGAAAAAATAACTCTCACTAAAACCAAGCTGTATTTTACAAAAGACTAAAAAGTAAATTAATTTTTAGAAAAACCAAACTTTGACATCCAACCACTCTTTTGTTTTTTAGTAGGTTTCTTTGAAAGATTATCTAACATTTCATATGTAATTGTAAAACCATGCCCTACCAATGTAGCATCTTTTGCATAATTTTCTTTATCAGAAACAAATTCGTCGGCTAAATCTCTAATTTTTTTGGTTTTAAGATTAAATAGTCGGATATTTTTTCCATTTTCAAGTTGAATTATTGCATCTCCACTCAGACCTTGAATAGAAAAATTCTCAAAGAATCGTATTGAACCACCTTTTTTTAGTTTGATTGTAGAATCAAAAGTAAGTTTTCCCCCATAAAATAAAATTTCACGAGCAGATAGTATTACATCATCTTCAACATTGAGAACTATTATTGAATCTGCTTCTAATAAGACGGTATTAGCAAGATTTTCTGCAATAATTTTTCCGTTAGGAGCTGAGACATGAGTTCTATGTTCTTGAGTTTTAAATACACCCACTCGTCCTTGTGGATCTTCAACTTTGTATTTTCTACCATAAATATTTGCAACAACAATATTTCCATTATCTGAAGTAATTCGAGCGCCGTTCTCAATTTTATATTTATTTTCTAGAGGATTTATGAACTTAAAATCTCCTTTAGTCAAGCGAATATCTGTTTTGAATTCCTGTGTCCATGATGGACTAGTAACGCTCCCTTGCATAACTATTGGGCCATCAAAAATAAAGCTTCCAGCCATAAAATTTCCTTTAATCGATAAAGCACCAGTTGCCTTTCTCTCCAATTCAATCTCACCTAGAGTTTTTGATCCAAATAATCTTGTAGCAGTAGAATTTGATTTATTCAATTCTGCTGCCCATTCTTCGGCAGTTTTCATTTCTTTAAATAATTCTTGACCTAAAATCTGATTTTTTCTCCGAACGTCAGCTTCTGTATCACCAGAATACACTTTTGAATTTTTTAGTTTTTCTTGATCGGTTTCAGGATATTTCTTACCAATCTTAAGATCATCATATGCTTGCTTAATTTTAATAAATTGTTCATTTTCTCCTCCACGATCTGAATGAAATTGAAGAGCTAATCGTCTAAACGCGTCACGAATTTCTTTTTCGGTGGAGCCTTCCAATATTGCCAAAATATCATAATTACTTTCTACCATGATTACACCAAAGATAATTTTTCAGATACCTATACTTGTAGGTTATCACATACAAGTTATTACTTGTAAGATATCAATTGTTTGTAAGTAAAAATAATTCAAGTGAAATTATCTACTTTTAGAAGAATTTTATCTTATGCACAATAGGTATGAAATTGTAATATGAGAAAAAACTACAACATTTTTTAAGTATTAGTTTTTATGATTTTGAATAAAATAATGTTTCAAGAACATCGTGATTTATCAAATTCTTGTTAATTTCTAGATTTTACAAGTGCAACTACTGCAACAACAATTCCAATAATACCAACTCCAATACCAACAAATCCTATATTATTAAATTGCATATTTTCAAGATTATTAACGGAACTTTTCAAATTACTAACATCCTCAATTAATGCAGTATGACCGTCAATCATCTGCGTTACCGTAAGATCAGAAGGTTCAGGAAATTCAATATAGGAACGTTCAGCAACTTTTGGAGGATGCATGGATAAACTGATAGAAGTATCTTTTATGGTTCCCAGAATATTTGCTTGATAAAACCCAGAGACAGTAGGATTGATAAAAGCATAGTATTTGCCTGAAACATTATGATCTGGCGATAAAGGAAGTGTTATGCTTTCATCTTTAAACACCAATTGAATTTTTACAGTTTTTTTTAAACCTGAAATTCCATTTTTAAATATTTGATCTTCAAGGTCCAAGTCAGGTTCTAGCGTACTAACAAAGAACTCAATTGCATTCGTTTCTCCTGAAACAACTGGTTCATTCATCCATCCAATTTCCACCCTGTATTCTCCAACAGAATCAACTGTATGCCCGTATGCAATTCCAGCTAGACCTGGAATAATTAACAAAAACAATATTAAAAAATTTAATTTCATACCAGAAAAAATAATTTTGATTTTAAAAACGTTCTACTTATTTTCAAAAGAAATAATTAATTTTTAGAAGATTTGATATTTGTACCAATCACTAATTGTAACTTTCAAGGTTGCAAGGACATATCTAAAAGTAGGATCAAACTAATTATAGATTCACATTCATAATGAAAAATTTGCAAAATTAATTTCTATATTCTATGACTCAGGGTAATCTTCAACTGGATTTATTTTTTTGAAGTTTTTCATCTCTTCATCAAAAAAGAATTTTTCCGTAAGTGCAGGTTTCAAATCATCCAACCAGATGGCTTTTTCATCATATTTTGCAAAAAATGGTATTTGCACCCAATTGGGATTTCTACCTTGTAAAAATCTTAAAACTATTACTTTTTGGTCATTTAGATTTGCAGTTCCAATAACGTGTACCTTGCCTGGAGTTGCAGACATGCTTGGGCCTCTAACAGTTCTTGCCAACCCACTAACTGAAGAATATGCTTCTTTGAAAATATTGTATGCCTTTACCAAAGGCATTCCAAAATAGTGTTGGGCTCCAGTGTCTCTAACTACAAACATGTAATATGGAATGCATCCAAGCTGAACCTGTTTACTCCACATTTTTGCCCACATTTTTGCATCATCATTGATGTGTGTTAACAAAGGAGATTGTGTTCTAATTTCTGCACCTGTTTTTCTTACTTCTTTAATTGCATTTTTTACGGCATCTGTTGATAATTCATTCAAATGATTGAAGTGGGCCATAAATGCAAGATGTAGTCCACTGTCTGTAATCTTTTTAAAAATATCTAACATTTCTTGAGAATCAGAATCGGTTAGGAATTTGTAGGGCCAGTATGCCAAAGCCTTTGTTCCAATTCTAATTGTTTTAAGATTAGGAAGTTTTGAATCAATTAATGCATCAACGTATTTTGAGAAAACTTTTGCTTTCATAATCATCGGATCTCCGCCTGTAAAAAGTACATCACTTATTTCAGAATGTTCGCTAACGTATTGAACCAGCTGTTCTCCTTCTTGCATTGCAAATTTCATTTCATCCATTCCTACAAATTGTGGCCATCTAAAACAAAAGCTACAATATGCATGACATGTTTGACTTTGACTCGGAAAGAACAAGCAAGTTTCCTGGTATTTGTGTTGCATTCCAAATAACTTGGTTCCGTCTTTTAATGTCGGAACATTCAATTCCATTTGACCTGCAGGATGGGGATTTAGTTGTAAACGAATTTCGTTTGCAATAGATGCAATTTTTTCTTTACTCAAGTTATTTTTTAAAGCATTTTCCATTTTTTCATAATGTTCTGGCTTCAACATTCCTTTTTGTGGAAAAGTCAAGACGAAAATTGGATCATTTGGAATATTATTCCAATCAATTAATTGTTCAACAACGTAATTATTTGCTTTAAATGGTAGAACATTTCCTACAACTTCCATTTCAAATTGGGTTTTCTCATCAAGATTTTGAATTTGTGGAAGAGTACGAAAATTTGCCAATGTGTAGGATTTCAGTGATGGAGAATTATTCCACACTGATTCTTGATAGATCACTTTGTAAATAGTATCTTTACCCTTCATAAAAGTTACAGATTATTTAGGCATGAAAATTCTGGGACTTGAAGATAATTTATTCAGAATCATAAAAAATGGTGATGACAAGGGTTAACCTTTGTATTCTAGAACATGAATTTTATTAGAATGGTGATTAATACTGGCTGAAGAAGATCTATCACAAATTTCAGTAGGTGAATTTGAAACCGTATCTCAGCTTATAGCTTCATCGGAGTCGCTTCAAATTGCATTTTCCATAATGATTATTGGAATTATTGGAATTATTATCGGTTACAGAAAATTTTCATTTTGGGTAGGTTCACAGAAATTTTACTATAAAAGACCGCATGCTTCACGGTTTCTACGTAAAGCGGTATTGCCAGTTTTTGCAATTGTGTTTATCACGGTTATGAATGCTCACATACAAAGTGGCATTTTACTAGGAGACGATTTAGCAATAGTTGGATATGAAGAGATGTCGCCTCAAGAAATATTTGCAAAGATTCTCAACACATTCAATATTTTGGTTATTGGTTATACAATTTCACACCTCATCCCAATTTCTCTAAACAAACGTGAAAAATCTGAGTTAGAGCAAGAGGATTTTGATGCTTGGTGTGAAATGAGGGGATTCATTGATGATGATAATGATTTGTTCCATAAAGTGTACACATGGGTTCCACCAAAGATTATTCCAGAAGATATTGGGGAAAAGAAATTCCAGAACATGCTAAAAACAAAAGAAGGCATGTTGGAATTGGAGCAATTTAGAACGATGAAAGGAAATCCAATTGGAGGATATGAGAAATTAGTGGATAATCCATTTGAAGAATGGAAAAAATCTGAACGTTTGAAATATAAAAAATATTTTCAAAATTGCATTACAGGTAACAATCAATCTGGAAGAAAGTTAAAACCAGGTGCAAAACCAGATGAGATCTTTCCAATTGACGTATGGAGAGAAGAAAAAAGATCTAACGGATATGAACCGCTCATTCCAAGTTCCCGTCCTCCCGGATATGCAAAAAAGAAAAGAGAAGGAATTCCGAAATCTGCAAAACAAATACTTCCAGTTGGAATTTTTGTTGCAACAATTTTAGGAATTGTTGCGTGGTGGGGAGTGGATTTGATTGTACTTGCTACAGCTACAGGAGGATTGGCAATCGGTCTAGGATTAGCATTACAAGAAACCATGCAGAATTATTTTGCGTATATTCTCATTAGAAAAGATAAGATATTTGTCGAGGGTGAGCGTGTCAAACTCGATACAGGGTATAATGGTTATGTACATAAAATTACGCCTAGAGTCACCTATATTCGTGATGCATTAAACGAGTCAATTGCAATTATTCCGACAAGACAGTTAGTTAGTGCACAAGTGATCAACTATACACAAGGAGTAAAAATGGTGCCCGCAATTGTAGACGTAGGGGTATCTTATCTGAATGACCCCAAACAAGTAGCAGCTATTCTTGTAAAAGTTGGACAACGTGCAATGAAAGAAGTTGTCGATGGGAAAGGTAGACATCTCATCAGACAAACTAGATGTCCATACGTAAAACATAATCAATCAAGTTGTGGCTGTGACAGAGATATTCATGTCGATATCAATCAACCAATTGTAAGGTTTAACAATTTCAATGATTCTGCATTGGATTTTATATTATTAGTTTACGTTAGGGATTACGGTGCACAATTCAAGACCAAAACGGACATGAGAATGATCATGTATGAAGAGTTCAAGAAGTATGACATTAGAATTCCATGGGCAATCAGGACAATATATCAGGGAGATGAAAAACAGGAACAAGATGAAATTGAAAAACTCAATAAAAAAAGAAATGAGGCTATTGAGAAATACGGCATAGGGGACCTTGGTCGGGGTAGTGGTGAAGATGAATAGTGTTCTCAAAACTTAAGAATCCCATTGATTCACATTTTTTGTTGAGTGAATTATCAGTAATTACAAGTGAATCTTCAGAAGATCTGGCAAGAAAAATATCTAAAAAAATAAATGCAAATTTTGTAAAATCACAAATCAAAGTTTTTGCTGATGGAGAAAGCAAAATAACTCTTAGTGGAAAAATATCTAAAAGAAAATCCATTGTAATTCAATCAATCAATCCTCCTGTAGATACAAATCTAATTCATGCACTATCACTAATTTCAAAAGCAAAAGAGACATCATCTGAAGTAATTGCTGTAATTCCATATATGGGATATGCAAGACAAGACAGAGAATTTTTAGCAGGAGAAATTGTAACGATGAAGGTTCTGAGTAAACTGTTCAAAGGAGCTGGTGCATCAAAAGTTGTTGTTGTTGATATTCACAGCAAAATCGGACTCAAATATTTTTCAATTAAAACAAAAAATGTATCCGCAATTCCCGAACTTGTACAGCATATTAAGAAATTGAACCTAAAAAATCCTCTTGTAATATCACCAGATCAAGGAGGAAAAGAGAGAGCAGAAGGATTTGCTAAGGAACTAGGCTCAGAATACATTGCACTAGAAAAAAAGAGAGATAGAAAAACAGGAAAAGTTAGGATTAAAACAAAAGATCTGGATGAAGTTGCCAACAGAGATTTGATTCTAGTCGATGACATGATTAGCACTGGTGGAAGTATTATTAAAGCAACACAATTTCTTAAGAAACAAAAATGCAGAAAAGTGTATGTTGCATGTACACACGCATTATTAATGAATGATGCAGAAAGAAAAATTAAAAAATCAGGAGTCATTAAAATTATTAGTGCCAATACAATTCCAGGTAAAACATCAGTCGTAGATATTTCTAAAATTATTACAAAGGCAATTTAAGAATGCCAGAAAGTTTTTTTGTT
Coding sequences within it:
- a CDS encoding Lrp/AsnC family transcriptional regulator, with the translated sequence MPTAYVLLNSDLGSDESIINEVKQVLADKDVKFEVQGVYGVYDIILKLSSNDAENLRSIITNKIRKIDKIQSTLTMMVIDEQENL
- a CDS encoding aminotransferase class V-fold PLP-dependent enzyme, translating into MNLMSKDISNDFPNSEKIYLNNASVSLMPSQSIEAMKEFLVTYNSIGPDSNDSESFIIEKLQNVRKTIAKIISCQPDEVVLTQSTTDGINFVANGLSYDDKSNIIIRGMEHEHHANFYPWIKLKEKISIKNLPIDKNGFFKLDDLKSSLNSDTKLVSLSHALYNTGSVLPVEEIGKILHDKVPFFIDSAQTVGCIGDIDVSKIKCDFMSFNGSKWLCGPMGTGLFYCNKQSSELLEPKTIGGESGIINDDSKLTFKELPDKFQTGFRNYVGIVGLESSANYLLDFGMKNIHKKNQRLSNLFRDELLKIPNIILYGPDDQFDRTSIVSFNIKGFDSQKIVDKLETQNIVLAVREILQKKIVRASPHFFNTESQILQTIAAIKNL
- a CDS encoding 4Fe-4S dicluster domain-containing protein, which encodes MPVAILPDISEQMCIGCALCVEICTTLGPDVLRVKPVEGWKRGKAFVFYPERCISDGACIGVCPTKAIFWMRPMDFTVGQPVPLYKNSVFVKGWTELVD
- a CDS encoding HAMP domain-containing protein, translating into MLISFNLSKKLIILVMIVSVVALSVTGFLSFNYADQILKERAGDQLLGESSIRGDTIRLLFESRIEQNNILANDPMIQSLISEMNHVPENQLKEVKESNRRDFLIQVQAFQELIGFSIGFEDVKMIGNDGKMLFSLGSNTDEDFSRNSFFQRGLQEPFIEFEPTEFGKKMIVISPVFDDDSKKGDESIGVIISRMRTASIDNVLLSTSGLGETGKVYIVNENLLMLSESRFFENAVFEQKVDTLGVKKCFSEGQDNIGFYLDYRDVLIYGSSYCAKDLGIVLLAEIDKAEVEEPINVLQNRILQTGIVITIGMGIAAFAISKSISKPLIKLKNAANKISDGNFDVRTNIKTGDEIGELSHAFDSMAQKLQESLMEIRKKEEVIKQLKGDMLVKFSQYEQNDCVGVIDMTDSTRISSKLSNEDVSKMYEIFLNFMAKIVHKHNGEVVKNIGDALMFRFPNTNANDPVAMRNVLECCLSMIDSHDELKEHLNAKNIAELDYKISATYGEVKVAESTTSNTSDIFGPTVNRCFKINALCPKNSVVVGINLYEILKDFPEYEFIQFNSNKIKEKYGYNIFEVKRKK
- a CDS encoding DnaJ domain-containing protein, producing the protein MVESNYDILAILEGSTEKEIRDAFRRLALQFHSDRGGENEQFIKIKQAYDDLKIGKKYPETDQEKLKNSKVYSGDTEADVRRKNQILGQELFKEMKTAEEWAAELNKSNSTATRLFGSKTLGEIELERKATGALSIKGNFMAGSFIFDGPIVMQGSVTSPSWTQEFKTDIRLTKGDFKFINPLENKYKIENGARITSDNGNIVVANIYGRKYKVEDPQGRVGVFKTQEHRTHVSAPNGKIIAENLANTVLLEADSIIVLNVEDDVILSAREILFYGGKLTFDSTIKLKKGGSIRFFENFSIQGLSGDAIIQLENGKNIRLFNLKTKKIRDLADEFVSDKENYAKDATLVGHGFTITYEMLDNLSKKPTKKQKSGWMSKFGFSKN
- a CDS encoding lysine 2,3-aminomutase — protein: MIYQESVWNNSPSLKSYTLANFRTLPQIQNLDEKTQFEMEVVGNVLPFKANNYVVEQLIDWNNIPNDPIFVLTFPQKGMLKPEHYEKMENALKNNLSKEKIASIANEIRLQLNPHPAGQMELNVPTLKDGTKLFGMQHKYQETCLFFPSQSQTCHAYCSFCFRWPQFVGMDEMKFAMQEGEQLVQYVSEHSEISDVLFTGGDPMIMKAKVFSKYVDALIDSKLPNLKTIRIGTKALAYWPYKFLTDSDSQEMLDIFKKITDSGLHLAFMAHFNHLNELSTDAVKNAIKEVRKTGAEIRTQSPLLTHINDDAKMWAKMWSKQVQLGCIPYYMFVVRDTGAQHYFGMPLVKAYNIFKEAYSSVSGLARTVRGPSMSATPGKVHVIGTANLNDQKVIVLRFLQGRNPNWVQIPFFAKYDEKAIWLDDLKPALTEKFFFDEEMKNFKKINPVEDYPES
- a CDS encoding mechanosensitive ion channel — translated: MAEEDLSQISVGEFETVSQLIASSESLQIAFSIMIIGIIGIIIGYRKFSFWVGSQKFYYKRPHASRFLRKAVLPVFAIVFITVMNAHIQSGILLGDDLAIVGYEEMSPQEIFAKILNTFNILVIGYTISHLIPISLNKREKSELEQEDFDAWCEMRGFIDDDNDLFHKVYTWVPPKIIPEDIGEKKFQNMLKTKEGMLELEQFRTMKGNPIGGYEKLVDNPFEEWKKSERLKYKKYFQNCITGNNQSGRKLKPGAKPDEIFPIDVWREEKRSNGYEPLIPSSRPPGYAKKKREGIPKSAKQILPVGIFVATILGIVAWWGVDLIVLATATGGLAIGLGLALQETMQNYFAYILIRKDKIFVEGERVKLDTGYNGYVHKITPRVTYIRDALNESIAIIPTRQLVSAQVINYTQGVKMVPAIVDVGVSYLNDPKQVAAILVKVGQRAMKEVVDGKGRHLIRQTRCPYVKHNQSSCGCDRDIHVDINQPIVRFNNFNDSALDFILLVYVRDYGAQFKTKTDMRMIMYEEFKKYDIRIPWAIRTIYQGDEKQEQDEIEKLNKKRNEAIEKYGIGDLGRGSGEDE
- the prs gene encoding ribose-phosphate diphosphokinase; translation: MSELSVITSESSEDLARKISKKINANFVKSQIKVFADGESKITLSGKISKRKSIVIQSINPPVDTNLIHALSLISKAKETSSEVIAVIPYMGYARQDREFLAGEIVTMKVLSKLFKGAGASKVVVVDIHSKIGLKYFSIKTKNVSAIPELVQHIKKLNLKNPLVISPDQGGKERAEGFAKELGSEYIALEKKRDRKTGKVRIKTKDLDEVANRDLILVDDMISTGGSIIKATQFLKKQKCRKVYVACTHALLMNDAERKIKKSGVIKIISANTIPGKTSVVDISKIITKAI